The Fimbriimonadia bacterium genome contains a region encoding:
- a CDS encoding Crp/Fnr family transcriptional regulator: protein MMSRLRGAVPAFWDTLEIDERKQLEAAGRSYHIERRTLVYQPGEPSESIYVVKNGLIRLVRAVQKGRELTLAMCERGHLFGESPLFDEAPRTHYAEAMLETELLEIPAAKARAMLHGSTGLCMKFIAALWNRKVDTDYRIEDVIFRDVPARLARALLWLAEKYGEADAKGGKGIGLRLTHQELASIVGTTRETTTLVLNKFKKDGLVTTTGRAMFIKKPETLKAVGDSPGRR, encoded by the coding sequence ATGATGTCAAGACTACGCGGTGCGGTGCCGGCGTTCTGGGATACGCTGGAGATTGACGAGCGAAAGCAGCTGGAAGCTGCTGGACGCTCGTATCACATTGAGCGCCGTACCTTGGTTTACCAACCCGGAGAGCCCAGCGAGTCCATCTACGTGGTCAAGAACGGGCTTATCCGGCTCGTGCGTGCTGTGCAGAAGGGCCGTGAACTCACTCTCGCCATGTGCGAGCGCGGCCACCTATTCGGTGAATCGCCTCTCTTCGACGAGGCTCCTCGCACCCACTATGCCGAAGCTATGCTCGAGACCGAGCTTCTCGAGATTCCCGCAGCCAAGGCGCGCGCTATGCTTCACGGATCCACCGGGCTTTGCATGAAGTTCATTGCGGCCCTTTGGAACCGAAAGGTAGACACGGACTACCGGATCGAGGACGTCATCTTCCGTGACGTTCCTGCTAGGCTCGCTCGTGCCCTTCTTTGGCTTGCCGAGAAGTACGGCGAAGCGGATGCTAAGGGTGGCAAGGGCATCGGACTACGGCTCACGCATCAAGAGCTTGCCAGCATCGTCGGGACTACTCGGGAAACCACGACGCTCGTGCTGAACAAGTTCAAGAAGGATGGACTGGTCACCACGACCGGCCGCGCCATGTTCATCAAGAAGCCGGAGACGCTGAAGGCCGTAGGCGACTCACCTGGCCGTCGCTGA
- a CDS encoding site-specific DNA-methyltransferase produces the protein MDEPRTTSSIDVRANTIVLGESLETLRLVPDCSIQLVYIDPPFNTGITQRKLTMTVTRDDLSGDRKGFGGRRYRTEVRATRAYTDKFDDYLGFLEPRMRECRRVLTATGSFFLHIDYREVHYCKVLLDEVFGRGSFMNEIIWAYDYGARSKRRWPAKHDNILWYVKDPENYVFDFEAMDRIPYMAPGLVGSEKAARGKTPTDVWWHTIVPPGGKEQTGYPNQKPLGILERIIKVHSRRGDCVLDFFAGSGTTGEAAARHGRRFLLVDNNPEAAQIMSERLSCWCPVLIGFEPARAEQGTLAFG, from the coding sequence ATGGACGAGCCGCGAACTACTAGCTCGATAGATGTCCGCGCCAACACGATCGTGCTTGGCGAGAGCCTCGAGACTCTAAGGCTAGTCCCGGACTGCTCGATCCAGCTGGTCTACATCGACCCTCCGTTCAACACTGGCATAACACAGCGTAAGCTAACAATGACCGTCACACGGGACGACCTGAGCGGCGACCGGAAGGGGTTCGGGGGCAGGCGGTATCGCACTGAGGTAAGGGCAACACGAGCGTATACCGACAAGTTCGATGACTACCTAGGGTTCCTCGAGCCACGGATGCGTGAGTGCCGGCGTGTCCTTACTGCAACGGGGTCGTTCTTCCTCCACATAGACTACCGGGAGGTTCACTACTGCAAGGTGCTCCTTGACGAGGTATTCGGCCGGGGGTCGTTCATGAACGAGATCATCTGGGCGTACGACTACGGCGCGAGGAGCAAGAGGCGCTGGCCTGCCAAGCATGACAACATCCTGTGGTACGTCAAGGACCCAGAGAACTATGTCTTCGATTTTGAGGCGATGGACCGAATCCCGTATATGGCTCCTGGACTGGTAGGATCGGAAAAGGCGGCACGCGGAAAGACCCCAACGGATGTCTGGTGGCACACGATCGTGCCGCCGGGAGGGAAGGAACAGACGGGCTATCCCAACCAGAAGCCCCTAGGGATTTTGGAGCGTATCATAAAGGTGCACTCGAGACGGGGCGATTGTGTCTTGGACTTCTTCGCAGGAAGCGGGACGACGGGCGAAGCTGCAGCACGTCACGGCCGAAGGTTCCTTCTCGTGGACAACAATCCCGAGGCCGCACAAATAATGTCAGAGCGGCTATCTTGCTGGTGTCCGGTCCTCATCGGTTTCGAGCCTGCACGTGCAGAGCAGGGAACATTGGCATTCGGTTAG
- a CDS encoding adenine phosphoribosyltransferase, producing MQLDELLARNLIRDIPDFPKPGILFRDITPVFQNPQALRQVVVELSERAEALRANVVLGIESRGFLLGVPIALELGLPFVTVRKLGKLPYHTIAEEYALEYGTNTVEIHTDAVSPGQRVVVIDDLLATGGTAAASARLVERLGGVVAGFLFLVELTDLRGRQNLVGYEVASLIEY from the coding sequence ATGCAGTTGGACGAATTGCTTGCCAGAAACCTGATCCGCGACATTCCGGACTTCCCCAAGCCCGGCATTCTTTTTCGCGACATCACTCCCGTCTTTCAGAACCCGCAGGCCTTGCGCCAGGTGGTGGTAGAGCTTTCCGAGCGGGCAGAGGCACTCCGCGCGAATGTGGTGTTGGGCATCGAGTCGCGAGGGTTCCTACTCGGCGTCCCCATTGCGCTGGAACTCGGGCTGCCCTTCGTGACCGTGAGGAAACTTGGTAAACTACCGTACCATACTATCGCCGAGGAGTACGCGCTCGAGTACGGAACGAACACCGTGGAGATCCACACCGACGCCGTGTCGCCGGGGCAACGTGTGGTGGTGATTGACGACCTGCTGGCGACGGGGGGCACGGCAGCGGCTTCCGCGCGGCTCGTGGAGCGCCTGGGCGGCGTGGTGGCTGGGTTCCTGTTTTTGGTGGAGCTGACGGACCTCCGCGGCCGACAGAACCTGGTGGGCTACGAGGTGGCGTCGCTTATCGAGTACTAA